From Paenibacillus sp. PL2-23:
CCGGCTTCAGCCACCACTCCGTCACACCGTCTGCCACAAAGCGGCTCCACTCTGCAAGAGCCTCTGCGCCACCGCCCTGCCAGAACGAGGCCTTGAGCGGCTGGCCAATGAACAGCCAGCGCGCGCCGGCGAATTCACCCAGTACCCGCTCCCACAAGACAACCGGCGCAGACCGCTCTCTGCCGTCTACGCTAGTTCCCTTGAGAAGGGGATAAATCCGGGCGTCCATGGGACCTGCCGAGCCCATCTGATGGGGCAGATCGCTGCTTTTTGTCACATGCGGCACCAGATTCCATGTCGGTTCCCCGGCATGGAATAACCCTTCCCTGCCGGCCAGCAGCGGGATCGCGTCTGAAGCGACAAGAGAATACCCCTCGCCTGCAACGACGCGCAGAGCCTCGTGAATGCCAAGCTCCTGATGATAAGCGGTTTGCTCCGCCTCTGTCTGCCAGACGCCGTCTTCATCCCGGCGTACGGGATGCTTGAACGGTGCGCCGCCCGCTGACAGCAGCCCGCCTCCCCGTCTCAGGAAGGACAGGAGGTCACCCCATGCAGCCTTAGGGAAATACGGAGCGTGCAGATTGACCAAGGCGCCCTGCTGGGACGCCTGAAGCGCAGCCGCCAGCTCTTCCGCTCCAACAATCGTACCTGTCCCGGCCAATTGATGCAGCGAAGCCTCTGGAGGTGCGTCGCCGCTATATGGGAAGGATGGGTCATAGAAGTAGAGAATACTCATAGCAGATTATCCTTCATTGCTTTATAGACAAGCTGTGAGAACAGGCTGTTCGACCATGCGAACCAGCTGCGCGTGAACTGGGATGGATCATCTGCGTTGAAGCCCTCGTGCATATAACCCGTATCGGCATCGGTCGCTTCCAGCAAGGACAGCATCTCCAGCTTCTCCTCCGTCGTCTCGGCGGTCAGGCCCTGCATGGACAGCGCCATATGCCACACATACCCGTCCGGCGTATGAGGACTGCCAATACCGCGAGCAGCCTTGCCTTCAAAGTAAAAAGGGTTCTCCTTGCTCAGCGCGAACCTTCTCGTATTGCGGTAGATGGGATCATCCGCGGATACATAGCCAAGATAAGGAATCGACAGCAGTCCAGGCGTGCCGGCGTCGTCCATGAGACAATAATTGCCGAAGCCGTCTGTTTCGTACGCATAGATGGGACCAAATTCCGGATGGCGATAGATGCCATAGAGTTGAATGCCATGGTTAACCTCTTCCTCCAGCTCCTTCAGCTCAGTCAGCAGCGCCATATCGCGGAAGATCCACTCCGCGAACTCCTGCATCTGGCGCAGCGACACTACAGCGAACATATTGGCAGGAATATTGTAGTGGAAGTCGCAAGCGTCGTCGCTGGAGCGGAAGCCGGACCAGATCATGCCGGTATAGTTGACCGGCATCCCCATGCCGCTGTTCCGCATAGAATCCGTCGCAATGCCGTTATTGCGCGTGAAGCGGTACGGAGACAGCTCTCCATGGCGCTGCTCTGTCTTCCATAGGTCTAGAATGGTGCGCAGCATCGACTTAAACCCGCTGTCGAAGATATCCGTCAGTCCTGTTGCCTTCCAGTACGTATAGGCCAGCCGGATCGTGAAGCAAGCGGAATCCAGCTCGAACTTGCGCTCCCAAACCCACGGTCCCATATCTGTAACGTCTGTGGTGTTCCAATGCCAGTCGTTGGCGGATTCGTTGAACGCATTGGCATAAGGATCTATGGCTATATATTGCACATGGCGCTTAATCAGACCGCCAATGATGCGCTGAAGCTCCGGATCTCTCTCCGCCAAAGGCACATAATGAATGACCTGCTCCACGGAGTCTCGCAGCCAGCACGCCGGGATATCGCCCGTAATGACGAAGGTCGTGCCGTCGTCCAGCAGCTTTGTGGTTGTCTCCAGCGTATTGGGGAAGCAATTGAGGAATTGATTCAACAGCTTCGGCCGGTGGGCAAGCTTCTCGCGAGCCTCCTCCAGCACGGCCTGAACCGCTTCTGGCAGCGGCAAATGCGGCATCTGAATTTTTGGTAATCGGAATTGTTCCATATCTACGTATACCTCCAGTTGTTCATGTTCGCTCTGTTGGCGGTTATCCCGCAGGCTCTTATTCCTTCACCGCGCCAATCGTCAAGCCTTGAATAAAATAGCGCTGGAAGAACGGATAGGCGAATACAATGGGCCCCGTCGCCAGCACAACCATAGCCATGCGGGACGTATCCTGCGGCATGTCCTGCAGAACGCCCATGTTGATGTTTGTGTTCTGCGAATTCTGCAGAATGAATTGCATACTGT
This genomic window contains:
- a CDS encoding glycoside hydrolase family 125 protein; translated protein: MEQFRLPKIQMPHLPLPEAVQAVLEEAREKLAHRPKLLNQFLNCFPNTLETTTKLLDDGTTFVITGDIPACWLRDSVEQVIHYVPLAERDPELQRIIGGLIKRHVQYIAIDPYANAFNESANDWHWNTTDVTDMGPWVWERKFELDSACFTIRLAYTYWKATGLTDIFDSGFKSMLRTILDLWKTEQRHGELSPYRFTRNNGIATDSMRNSGMGMPVNYTGMIWSGFRSSDDACDFHYNIPANMFAVVSLRQMQEFAEWIFRDMALLTELKELEEEVNHGIQLYGIYRHPEFGPIYAYETDGFGNYCLMDDAGTPGLLSIPYLGYVSADDPIYRNTRRFALSKENPFYFEGKAARGIGSPHTPDGYVWHMALSMQGLTAETTEEKLEMLSLLEATDADTGYMHEGFNADDPSQFTRSWFAWSNSLFSQLVYKAMKDNLL